In Pseudomonas putida, a genomic segment contains:
- a CDS encoding C40 family peptidase: MAMMARFAFLSLVALLAACSSRAPAPPPVVQPQVTYSQAEVSPVADDVLIRAIGLVGTPYRWGGNTPDSGFDCSGLIGYVYRDAAGISLPRTTRDMIVMRAPTVAINSLQSGDLVFFATNGGSQVSHAGIYVGEGRFVHAPSSGGTVRLDYLSNSYWSKAYLQAKRVIPSGHLAQNP; encoded by the coding sequence ATGGCGATGATGGCGCGTTTTGCATTTCTTTCCCTGGTGGCATTGCTTGCCGCCTGTTCCAGCCGTGCCCCGGCACCGCCGCCGGTGGTACAGCCGCAGGTCACCTACAGCCAGGCCGAGGTCTCGCCAGTGGCGGACGACGTGCTGATCCGCGCCATCGGTCTGGTCGGCACACCGTATCGATGGGGTGGCAACACACCGGATTCCGGCTTCGATTGCAGCGGCCTGATCGGCTACGTGTATCGCGATGCCGCCGGCATCAGCCTGCCGCGCACCACCCGCGACATGATCGTCATGCGCGCGCCGACGGTGGCGATCAATTCGCTGCAGTCGGGTGACCTGGTGTTCTTCGCCACCAACGGTGGGTCGCAGGTGAGCCATGCCGGTATCTACGTGGGCGAGGGGCGCTTCGTCCACGCGCCCTCTTCAGGCGGCACGGTGCGGCTGGACTACCTGTCCAACAGCTACTGGTCCAAGGCCTACCTGCAGGCCAAGCGAGTGATTCCATCGGGGCACCTGGCACAGAATCCCTGA
- the cobO gene encoding cob(I)yrinic acid a,c-diamide adenosyltransferase: MSETTERDERHLARMQRKKAVIDERIANSPNECGLLLVLTGNGKGKSSSAFGMLARALGHGMQCGVVQFIKGRNSTGEELFFRRFPEQVRYHVMGEGFTWETQDRQRDIAAAEAAWAVSRQLLQDPSVQFVVLDELNIALKHGYLDLDQVLADLQARPPMQHVIVTGRAAKPEMIDMADTVTEMGMLKHAFQAGIRAQKGVEL, from the coding sequence ATGAGCGAAACCACCGAACGCGACGAACGCCACTTGGCGCGCATGCAGCGCAAGAAGGCGGTCATCGACGAGCGTATCGCCAATTCCCCCAACGAGTGCGGCTTGCTGCTGGTCCTGACCGGCAACGGCAAGGGCAAGAGCAGCTCGGCCTTCGGCATGCTCGCCCGGGCCTTGGGCCATGGCATGCAGTGCGGCGTGGTGCAGTTCATCAAGGGCCGCAACAGCACTGGCGAGGAGTTGTTCTTCCGGCGCTTCCCCGAGCAGGTGCGCTATCACGTGATGGGCGAGGGGTTCACCTGGGAAACCCAGGACCGCCAGCGCGATATCGCCGCTGCCGAAGCGGCCTGGGCGGTTTCGCGGCAGTTGCTGCAGGACCCGTCTGTACAGTTCGTGGTGCTCGACGAACTGAACATCGCCCTCAAGCACGGCTACCTCGACCTCGACCAGGTGTTGGCCGACCTCCAGGCCCGCCCGCCGATGCAGCATGTGATCGTCACCGGTCGTGCGGCCAAGCCGGAAATGATCGACATGGCCGATACCGTGACCGAGATGGGCATGCTCAAGCACGCCTTCCAGGCCGGCATCCGCGCGCAGAAGGGCGTCGAACTGTGA
- a CDS encoding C40 family peptidase: protein MLKRFAPLVPLALVTLLFGCASHGPVSQTEDHPSVAAHSAAKATTPASSVFGEEEVATEDDLQAFSSSKPYQLPALADSILERGMSLIGTRYRFGGTSEKSGFDCSGFIGYLFREEAGMTLPRSTREMINVDAPKVARNKLKPGDLLFFSTNGRGRVSHAGIYLGDNQFIHSSSRRSGGVRIDNLGDRYWSKTFIEAKRALAMAPTNIARN, encoded by the coding sequence ATGCTCAAGCGCTTCGCACCCCTCGTGCCACTCGCACTCGTGACCCTGCTGTTCGGCTGCGCCTCCCATGGCCCGGTCTCGCAGACGGAGGATCACCCTTCGGTCGCCGCTCATTCGGCCGCCAAGGCAACCACGCCTGCTTCGTCCGTGTTCGGCGAAGAGGAAGTGGCCACTGAAGATGACCTTCAGGCATTTTCCAGCAGCAAGCCCTACCAGTTGCCGGCCCTGGCCGACAGCATTCTCGAGCGCGGCATGTCGTTGATCGGCACCCGCTACCGCTTTGGCGGTACCTCGGAGAAGTCCGGCTTCGACTGCAGCGGTTTCATCGGCTACCTGTTCCGTGAAGAGGCCGGCATGACCCTGCCGCGCTCGACCCGCGAAATGATCAACGTCGATGCCCCGAAAGTGGCCCGCAACAAACTCAAGCCAGGCGACTTGCTGTTCTTCAGCACCAATGGCCGTGGCCGCGTCAGCCATGCCGGCATCTACCTGGGTGACAACCAGTTCATCCACTCCAGCAGCCGCCGCAGCGGTGGCGTACGCATCGACAACCTCGGTGATCGCTACTGGAGCAAGACCTTCATCGAAGCCAAGCGTGCCTTGGCCATGGCGCCGACCAATATCGCGCGCAACTGA